Proteins encoded by one window of Anopheles maculipalpis chromosome 2RL, idAnoMacuDA_375_x, whole genome shotgun sequence:
- the LOC126559729 gene encoding serine/threonine-protein kinase greatwall, whose translation MAQSVSVVGKEQQSMLSEHHTTPKKKVTLALAECGSGNTSKNEDDSIFRTLENFTAPNGTASPKLPTIKDFSILKPISRGAFGKVFLGYKKSDQNKLYAIKVMQKTEMINKNMVSQVITERNALALSRSPYCVTLYYSLQTLSSVYLVMEYMVGGDLKSLLAMYGFFDEPTARFYAAEICLALQYLHGHGIVHRDIKPDNMLVAASGHVKLTDFGLSRIEMRRDLEISDLINCSPNLNARTPGQLLSLTSHLSFGSHDKRIVADAVAASISCSNRRIREESSDHESDSSFGQSRQQNDSKMSGVSPFFSAEQNVSSCEEVKAAIPSEATIVEEKFDSSSYYTCNSSDEGKTSSSGSCESVKIVRLSLQPASEPSQEKENVHSTNSGEEKTRLKDPFECLMVSKKLHQNYTEDSGVSSRKSDISNIPCELSAIEKVENHSNNSNKDFSSDFSRSYSMSNITEISHSPVRNGGMRGFKRPDFLRGVKRGRHLVNRVDSLASDVEGASTGLTQEIDVLDICSEMHRSTPKKRKAASPIKGVLKVRSLSDDEMQTGDNVLIANVMFSTPVSSQKLRREGGGQLGKLKSTRFQLPSSIDQSRNKVKAYSEALPPHFIKMPDESVMSPICTNNTATVECDSTATSVDVVGLAIDNTPKAVKTPFRTPKSVRRAPLGSDERILGTPDYLAPELLLQQGHGPAVDWWALGVCLYEFLTGVPPFNDETPQKVFENILGRLIEWPTGEESLSVEAVEAVEQLLEMDQTKRPAAEQMQRMSFFGCIDWQHVSLMEPPFIPNPDDPQDTGYFEARNVMQHLKLSNFNLDAF comes from the exons ATGGCACAATCCGTTTCGGTGGTTGGCAAAGAGCAGCAGTCGATGCTGAGCGAGCATCATACAACGCcgaagaaaaaagtaacattGGCGCTTGCAGAATGCGGTAGCGGCAACACAAGCAAAAACGAAGATGATTCTATATTTCGTACGCTGGAGAATTTTACTGCCCCCAATGGTACAGCCAGTCCTAAG CTTCCCACCATTAAGGACTTTAGCATCCTGAAACCAATAAGCCGCGGTGCGTTCGGGAAAGTGTTTCTAGGTTATAAAAAAAGCGATCAAAACAAACTGTACGCCATCAAGGTGATGCAAAAGACGGAGATGATCAACAAAAACATGGTCTCGCAGGTGATAACGGAACGGAACGCGCTGGCCCTGTCGCGCAGTCCGTACTGTGTGACGCTGTACTATTCGCTGCAAACACTGTCCTCCGTGTACCTCGTGATGGAGTATATGGTGGGTGGCGATCTGAAGTCGCTGCTGGCCATGTACGGGTTTTTCGACGAACCTACGGCCCGGTTCTATGCGGCCGAAATCTGTCTCGCCCTGCAGTACCTACACGGGCACGGTATCGTGCATCGGGACATTAAGCCGGATAATATGCTAGTGGCTGCATCCGGGCACGTGAAGCTTACCGATTTTGGATTGAGCCGTATCGAAATGCGAAGAGATCTGGAAATATCGGACCTGATTAACTGTTCCCCGAATTTGAACGCACGCACACCGGGCCAGCTGCTGTCACTTACTTCTCACCTGTCTTTTGGTTCGCACGATAAGCGCATTGTAGCGGATGCGGTCGCTGCTAGCATTTCATGTTCCAATCGACGAATACGGGAGGAATCTTCTGACCACGAGTCGGACAGTTCGTTTGGCCAGTCGAGACAACAGAACGATAGTAAAATGTCGGGCGTAAGTCCGTTCTTTTCCGCGGAACAGAATGTAAGCTCATGCGAAGAGGTAAAAGCGGCGATCCCGTCGGAAGCTACGATCGTGGAGGAAAAGTTCGACTCGTCCTCGTACTACACGTGTAATTCGAGTGATGAGGGGAAAACGAGTTCGAGCGGTAGCTGTGAATCGGTGAAGATAGTTCGATTAAGTTTGCAGCCGGCTTCAGAACCCTCGCAGGAGAAAGAAAACGTGCACAGCACGAACAGTGGCGAGGAGAAAACGAGGTTGAAAGATCCGTTCGAATGCTTAATG GTGTCGAAAAAGTTGCATCAAAATTATACGGAAGATTCCGGAGTTTCTAGCAGAAAGAGTGACATTTCCAACATCCCGTGCGAGCTGTCCGCAATTGAAAAGGTGGAAAATCattcaaacaacagcaataaggATTTTAGTTCGGATTTTTCGAGAAG ttaCAGCATGAGCAACATAACGGAAATTTCCCACTCTCCCGTGCGGAACGGTGGTATGCGTGGATTTAAAAGGCCCGATTTTCTTAG AGGTGTGAAAAGAGGACGCCATTTGGTGAATCGGGTAGACTCGTTAGCATCGGACGTGGAGGGCGCCAGCACGGGACTAACGCAGGAAATCGACGTGCTCGATATCTGCAGTGAGATGCATCGAAGTACGCCCAAAAAACGCAAAGCAGCTTCCCCGATCAAGGGTGTACTAAAGGTACGATCTCTTTCCGACGATGAGATGCAAACAGGCGATAACGTGCTGATCGCGAACGTGATGTTCTCTACGCCCGTTTCCTCCCAAAAACTACGCCGCGAAGGTGGTGGACAGTTGGGAAAGCTGAAAAGCACCCGATTTCAGCTACCCTCTTCGATCGATCAATCGCGCAACAAGGTAAAAGCGTACAGTGAGGCACTGCCACCgcatttcatcaaaatgccgGACGAATCGGTCATGTCACCGATCTGTACCAATAATACGGCAACGGTCGAGTGCGACAGTACGGCCACGAGTGTTGATGTCGTTGGGCTAGCGATCGATAATACACCGAAAGCGGTAAAAACACCGTTCCGCACACCGAAATCGGTACGGCGCGCTCCGTTAGGATCGGATGAGCGAATACTCGGTACGCCCGACTATCTGGCGCCGGAGCTTTTGCTACAGCAGGGACATGGACCGGCAGTCGATTGGTGGGCGCTTGGTGTCTGTCTGTACGAGTTTCTGACCGGTGTGCCACCGTTTAATGACGAGACACCGCAGAAAGTGTTCGAAAACATACTCGGGCGACTGATCGAGTGGCCGACGGGCGAAGAGTCACTCTCGGTGGAAGCGGTCGAAGCGGTCGAGCAGTTGCTCGAGATGGACCAAACGAAACGGCCAGCGGCGGAACAGATGCAACGGATGTCGTTCTTTGGTTGCATTGATTGGCAGCACGTAAGTCTGATGGAACCACCGTTCATACCGAACCCGGATGATCCGCAGGATACTGGCTATTTTGAAGCACGCAACGTGATGCAGCATCTGAAGCTTTCCAACTTCAATTTGGATGCTTTTTAG
- the LOC126557357 gene encoding sodium-coupled monocarboxylate transporter 1-like: protein MARNFMDLIWDYAVFIVFIIFSTLFPLWGRFFGKKEKTKADYVFGLGTISMGAMMLSIARGTLGVRSFLGYPSELFYRGSAMWETLYGMVSAYPVVCFIFIPVYFNLGVTSVYQYLDLRFNSRLVRCLASGTYIVRSLLNLGVTVYTPTVAMNTVIGVPYWASLIGISAISIGFNLLGGLKAAITADVIQGVTMILISLGIIIQSMVSAGGFEKIFTIPAEDGRMEFFNFTGDATVRVDTTSAWLGQLFMSLSIFGCQQNFVQRYLSMSTFKEVRRTLMSNIPVVIVLFCLAWIVGMGVYSVYAVCDPMKAGYINKMDEILPFFVEDKFAYLPGVLGIFMASLFNGALSLNVSNLNSLATVTWEDFLSQLPRFKGISDKQQLNVIKFIGSIYGVVVMGVGFSVGLLSGVIESSMLMTSATSGPLLGVFLLAMLVPIANWKGAACGMIVSHIITLWITFGSLTVSKEAILLPTTIDGCTNDTFSSGITKPTKSWLLANTPLEVESEFPYFDTTTQTPDPATVGFPENIYSVSYMYYSLIGTFLTVVVGTLVSVLTSHTDDAYDRQLLHPIAYHCSKIFPGKERRYITNPEIRPKDVESPDSSSTKKSPLEELERDNLGFDTVSEQSGVTVVSIDPLPPKLDRPEVYRKHDTEADH from the exons ATGGCAAGGAATTTTATGGACCTGATCTGGGACTATGCGGTGTTTATCGTGTTTATCATATTCTCAACGCTGTTCCCGCTGTGGGGCCGCTTCTTCGGCAAGAAGGAGAAAACCAAGGCGGATTATGTGTTCGGACTCGGCACGATATCGATGGGTGCGATGATGCTGTCGATCGCTCGTGGAACTCTTGGCGTACGATCGTTTCTGGGCTACCCGAGCGAACTGTTCTACCGCGGCTCGGCGATGTGGGAAACGTTGTACGGTATGGTGTCTGCCTATCCGGTCGTATGCTTCATCTTCATCCCGGTGTACTTCAATCTGGGCGTAACGTCCGTGTACCAGTATCTGGATCTGCGCTTCAACAGCCGTCTGGTGCGATGTTTGGCGTCGGGAACGTACATCGTTCGTTCGCTGCTCAATCTCGGCGTCACGGTGTACACACCGACCGTGGCCATGAACACTGTTATCGGCGTACCGTACTGGGCATCGCTAATCGGTATATCGGCTATCAGCATCGGGTTCAATTTGTTGGGCGGTTTGAAGGCGGCAATCACGGCGGATGTCATACAGGGCGTCACTATGATCTTGATTTCGTTGGGCATTATCATCCAGTCGATGGTTTCTGCTGGAGGATTCGAGAAGATATTCACGATACCAGCTGAAGATG GTCGTATGGAATTCTTCAACTTTACCGGCGATGCTACGGTTCGCGTGGATACTACCTCCGCCTGGCTTGGACAGCTGTTTATGTCGCTGAGCATTTTTGGATGTCAGCAGAATTTCGTCCAGCGTTATCTTAGCATGAGCACATTCAAGGAGGTACGCCGTACGCTGATGAGCAACATCCCGGTAGTTATTGTGCTGTTCTGTCTGGCGTGGATCGTTGGCATGGGTGTGTACTCGGTGTACGCTGTGTGCGATCCGATGAAGGCCGGCTACATCAACAAGATGGACGAAATTTTGCCATTCTTTGTGGAGGACAAGTTTGCCTACCTTCCAGGCGTGTTGGGCATCTTTATGGCGTCGCTGTTTAACGGTGCACTCAGTCTTAACGTTTCGAATCTCAACTCGTTGGCCACTGTCACGTGGGAGGACTTTCTGTCCCAGCTGCCCCGGTTCAAGGGCATCAGCGACAAGCAGCAGTTGAATGTGATCAAGTTCATCGGTTCGATATACGGTGTGGTGGTGATGGGTGTCGGTTTCTCCGTTGGACTGCTGTCGGGAGTTATCGAGAGCAGTATGCTGATGACATCGGCCACATCGGGACCACTGCTCGGTGTGTTTTTGCTCGCAATGTTGGTGCCGATCGCAAACTGGAAGGGAGCCGCCTGTGGTATGATCGTTTCGCACATCATCACTCTTTGGATAACGTTCGGCAGCTTAACAGTCTCGAAGGAGGCCATACTGCTACCTACTACAATTGAT GGCTGCACAAATGACACATTCTCTTCGGGTATTACAAAACCCACTAAATCGTGGCTACTCGCAAACACTCCTCTCGAGGTGGAGTCTGAATTTCCTTACTTCGACACCACAACGCAAACCCCAGACCCAGCCACGGTTGGATTCCCGGAAAATATCTACTCAGTGTCGTACATGTACTACAGCTTGATCGGTACCTTCCTTACTGTCGTCGTGGGTACGCTTGTGAGCGTGCTGACATCGCACACCGACGATGCGTACGATCGCCAACTGCTGCACCCGATCGCTTACCACTGCAGCAAGATATTCCCCGGCAAGGAACGGCGCTACATCACCAACCCGGAAATTCGGCCCAAGGATGTGGAATCAccggacagcagcagcacgaaaaAGTCACCCCTCGAGGAGCTCGAACGGGACAATCTGGGTTTCGATACGGTGTCGGAACAGTCTGGTGTGACGGTGGTGAGCATTGATCCCCTACCGCCAAAGTTGGACAGGCCAGAGGTGTACCGCAAGCATGACACCGAAGCCGACCACTGA
- the LOC126558079 gene encoding sodium-coupled monocarboxylate transporter 1-like gives MWGQNSSFFRFCNLYFRQQLPEEQQQLGPSGKETYRDTTNDVWNYVVFVSFVVISALIPIRKRLCRRSTNSKSKQDYVFGAGHISTLAMMLSIARGTLGVISVLGYPSEFFYRGSAMWESLYGVITAYPIVCFVFIPVYFDLGITSVYQYLELRFNSRLVRCLASGTYILRTLLSLGVTIYTPTVALNTIIGVPYWVSLLSITIISIFFNALGGLKAAVAADVIQSLSMTAMLVGIIIYCAVTVGGVDKILTISSENDRFAFFNFAADLHLRVTTTSAWLGELFNSLSLLGCQQNFVQRYLSMPTFSQIRRTLMLNIPVVILLFSLPWFVGMAIYAIYWHCDPLKASVIAKMDEILPYFMVDRFDSVPGVWGIFVGTLFNGALTLNISNINSLATVTWEDFLSLVPALRKKSDKHQLNVIKLVGTIYAVVIMGVGFIVGLLSGVIESSMLIISATSGPLLGVFVLAMFIPFANWKGAAMGMIASHLSILWIVVGRLVESNVSDTLLETSIEGCYADLMEAQKNASLLVVTLDDGINVVETSNLLSRIYSITYMYYGVFGTVLTVLAGIVISLATWSSHDQYNMKMLHPAVRWLYSRCPFSGKHFGSFEVAASYGASNKETIPKC, from the exons ATGTGGGGCCAAAACAGTTCCTTCTTTCGGTTTTGCAACCTTTACTTTCGG cagcagctgcCGGAGGAGCAGCAACAACTGGGGCCTTCCGGCAAGGAGACGTACCGCGACACTACTAACGATGTCTGGAACTACGTCGTGTTTGTGTCCTTCGTAGTTATATCGGCACTGATACCGATCCGGAAGCGGCTGTGCCGTCGAAGCACGAATAGCAAGAGCAAGCAGGACTATGTGTTTGGAGCGGGCCATATTTCCACACTGGCGATGATGCTGTCGATTGCACGGGGAACACTTGGCGTGATCTCGGTGTTGGGGTATCCGAGTGAGTTCTTCTACCGGGGTTCGGCCATGTGGGAATCACTGTACGGTGTGATCACCGCGTATCCGATCGTATGCTTCGTCTTCATACCGGTGTATTTCGATCTTGGCATCACGTCCGTCTATCAGTATTTGGAGTTGCG CTTCAACAGTCGTCTCGTGCGTTGTCTAGCGTCAGGGACCTATATACTGAGGACACTGTTGAGCTTAGGCGTTACCATCTACACACCAACTGTTGCACTAAACACTATCATTGGTGTTCCGTACTGGGTGTCGTTGCTTTCCATCACGATCATTAGTATCTTCTTCAATGCCCTCGGTGGCTTGAAGgcggctgttgctgcagaCGTGATACAGAGCCTCAGCATGACGGCTATGCTCGTGGGCATCATCATTTACTGTGCCGTTACGGTTGGCGGTGTGGATAAGATACTGACGATCAGCTCGGAGAATG atcgttttgcgtttttcaattttgcgGCCGATCTTCATCTGCGTGTGACGACAACGTCTGCCTGGTTGGGAGAGCTGTTTAACTCGCTCAGTCTGCTCGGCTGTCAGCAGAACTTTGTCCAGCGGTACCTTAGCATGCCCACGTTCAGTCAGATACGGCGCACGCTGATGCTGAACATTCCCGTCGTGATACTGCTCTTCTCGCTGCCCTGGTTCGTCGGGATGGCGATCTACGCCATCTACTGGCACTGTGACCCGCTGAAGGCGAGCGTGATTGCCAAGATGGACGAAATACTGCCTTACTTTATGGTGGATCGCTTCGACAGTGTTCCCGGTGTGTGGGGTATCTTTGTGGGGACACTGTTCAATGGAGCGCTTACACTAAATATTTCCAACATAAACTCACTGGCAACTGTGACCTGGGAGGACTTTCTCTCGCTAGTACCGGCACTGCGCAAGAAGAGCGATAAGCATCAGCTCAATGTGATAAAGCTCGTGGGCACGATCTATGCGGTGGTGATCATGGGCGTAGGCTTCATCGTTGGTCTACTGTCCGGAGTGATCGAATCCTCGATGTTGATCATCTCGGCCACTTCCGGTCCACTGTTGGGTGTATTTGTGCTGGCCATGTTTATACCGTTCGCAAATTGGAAGGGTGCTGCCATGGGCATGATAGCGtcccatttatcgatcttgtGGATCGTGGTCGGACGGCTGGTGGAAAGTAACGTTAGCGACACGCTGCTGGAAACGTCGATCGAAGGCTGTTACGCGGATTTGATGGAGGCGCAAAAGAATGCATCCTTGTTGGTGGTAACACTGGACGACGGTATTAATGTGGTGGAGACGAGCAACCTGCTCAGTCGAATCTACTCGATCACGTACATGTACTACGGTGTGTTCGGTACGGTGCTTACTGTGCTGGCAGGAATCGTGATCAGTCTCGCCACATGGAGCAGTCACGATCAGTACAACATGAAGATGTTACACCCAGCTGTACGGTGGTTGTACTCACGCTGCCCGTTCAGTGGTAAGCACTTTGGTTCGTTCGAGGTAGCGGCTAGCTATGGTGCATCCAATAAGGAAACGATACCAAAGTGCTGA